In uncultured Fretibacterium sp., the genomic window AAGGGAGGTATTTACCTTCTTTTGAAGGTTCTTGATAAGCGTGATTACCTGAGCCTGGATTGTAACATCCAGTGCCGTCGTGGGCTCATCGGCAATGAGCAACGCGGGGGTACACGCGAGAGCGATGGCAATTCCAACCCTTTGCCGCATTCCGCCCGAGAACTGATGCGGATAATCCCTGCCACGCTCAGGACGTATGCCAACCAGATTGAGCATCTCGTGAGCCCGTTTCAGGGCGGCGTCCGTCTTAAGCCTGGAATGGAGGGAGATCATCTCTGCAATTTGATCCTCGACGGTCATTATAGGATTTAAGGATGTCATGGGATCCTGGAAGATCATCGCGATCTTGCCGCCGCGAATATCCCTCCGCTCCGCTTCGCTCATCTCCAGTACGTTCTGCCCCTCGAAAAAGATCTCCCCGCTCAGGATTTTCCCCGGAGGACTCTGTATAAGTTGAAGGATAGCCAAGGCTGTCGTCGTTTTCCCGGCGCCTGTTTCCCCAACAAAACCCAAAGCCTTTCCTTTTCCCAGGGAAAGGTTGAGATTATTCACAGCATGAACTTCCCCCGAGTCGGTATCGAATCGGACGGAGAGGTTGCGTATATCCAGAAGGGGCTCGTTGTTTTTGTCCGACATTCTTTGTTCGATCCTTTCGCTACCGTTTCTGTTTGGGGTCGAGTGCATCCCGAAGTCCATCTCCCAGGAAGTTCAGCGCCAGGATGGTGACCATGATCGCCAGCCCCGGGAAGATACTCAGATAAGCGTTGTTGCGGAGATACGGCCGTGCGGCAGACAGCATCCCCCCCCATTCGGGATATGGGGGTTGAATTCCCAGCCCGATAAAGCTCAGAGTGGCGGCAAAAAGGATTGCGTTAGCTACGCTGAGGGTAGATTGTACAATTAGAGGCGCCATACAGTTTGGCAGAATATACAATAAGATGATGCGCGTATGACTCGCTCCCATGGCCCGTGCCGCTTCGATAAATTCCATCCCCTTGACGGAAAGCACGGATGCCCGCATAAGCCGGGCAAAAGAGGGGATAGAAGTAATCCCAACTGCAATCATCAAGTTAAAAAGTCCCGGTCCAAGTGCCGATGAAATGACGATGGCAAGCAAGATTGTGGGTATGGCAAGCTGCACGTCCATGATGCGCATCAGAATATTATCTGTTTTCCCTCCAAAGTACCCGGCTATGGCGCCAACGGCCCCTCCCGCAAACAAGGAGATGGCTACGGCGACCAGCCCGAC contains:
- a CDS encoding ABC transporter permease is translated as MSSSVQKVKSNSLWKYAFIRLRRNYLAILGALVLSALILVSVFADYLAPYGYAQQDYMMIRKPPSAQHFLGTDEFGRDVLSRLIYGSRVSLQVGLVAVAISLFAGGAVGAIAGYFGGKTDNILMRIMDVQLAIPTILLAIVISSALGPGLFNLMIAVGITSIPSFARLMRASVLSVKGMEFIEAARAMGASHTRIILLYILPNCMAPLIVQSTLSVANAILFAATLSFIGLGIQPPYPEWGGMLSAARPYLRNNAYLSIFPGLAIMVTILALNFLGDGLRDALDPKQKR
- a CDS encoding ABC transporter ATP-binding protein is translated as MSDKNNEPLLDIRNLSVRFDTDSGEVHAVNNLNLSLGKGKALGFVGETGAGKTTTALAILQLIQSPPGKILSGEIFFEGQNVLEMSEAERRDIRGGKIAMIFQDPMTSLNPIMTVEDQIAEMISLHSRLKTDAALKRAHEMLNLVGIRPERGRDYPHQFSGGMRQRVGIAIALACTPALLIADEPTTALDVTIQAQVITLIKNLQKKVNTSLLLITHDLGIVAEICDDVAIMYAGRVVECSNIVQLYSRPMHPYTQGLFDAVPRLDSKPGGRLKVIQGLMPDPTDLPKGCSFSPRCPYAQNICYETACGFKEYEPGHFVDCYFPLGSNGGQGI